A genomic stretch from Corvus cornix cornix isolate S_Up_H32 chromosome 7, ASM73873v5, whole genome shotgun sequence includes:
- the RPRM gene encoding protein reprimo, producing the protein MNGSLGIPGGMNGSLAIPAGLNGSSAAAAGLLALELERALRCCTAASVVTDGSGAAADERSLYIMRVVQIAVMCVLALTVVFGIFFLGCNLLIKSEGMINFLVKDRRPSKEVEAVVVGPY; encoded by the coding sequence ATGAACGGCTCGCTGGGGATTCCAGGAGGGATGAACGGCTCGCTGGCGATCCCGGCGGGGCTGAACGGCTcctcggcggcggcggcggggctgctGGCGCTGGAGCTGGAGCGGGCGCTGCGCTGCTGCACCGCCGCCTCCGTGGTGACCGACGGCAGCGGCGCGGCGGCGGACGAGCGCAGCCTGTACATCATGCGCGTGGTGCAGATCGCCGTCATGTGCGTGCTGGCCCTCACCGTGGTGTTCGGCATCTTCTTCCTCGGCTGCAACCTCCTCATCAAGTCCGAGGGCATGATCAACTTTCTGGTCAAGGACCGCCGCCCGTCCAAGGAGGTGGAGGCGGTGGTGGTGGGGCCGTACTGA